A stretch of Caenorhabditis elegans chromosome IV DNA encodes these proteins:
- the npr-22 gene encoding Neuropeptide receptor 22 (Confirmed by transcript evidence) codes for MDEGGGIGSSLLSRITTTASEIMMRNEPTTTENPAVQEMNHIYHLTPSMKMLCILFYSILCVCCVYGNVLVILVIVYFKRLRTATNILILNLAVADLLISVFCIPFSYWQVLIYDDQRWLFGSMMCSLLAFLQAMAVFLSAWTLVVISFDRWMAIMFLLTPNIRITRRRALYLVAATWIFSILMALPLLFTTRFFEDQDGLPNCGENWTYFGDSGEQVRKVYSSMVLILQYVVPQAVLIITYTHIGIKMWNSRVPGMQNGATKKMIVDRHESVKKLVPMVILISALFALCWLPLLILINVIPEFYPDINSWGYILYLWWFAHGLAMSHSMVNPIIYFIRNARFREGFCFFSSKLLPCISFKELRLLTDNTSRRHRLRDIHEVESLTGKHVVRHVSSKPDHSSSSETTLPILSRSFSRIIKKIDLPCT; via the exons ATGGACGAAGGAGGGGGTATTGGAAGCAGTTTGCTCTCCAGAATCACGACGACAGCCTCTGAAATTATGATGCGAAACGAACCGACGACAACTGAAAATCCAGCTGTTCAAGAAATGAATCATATTTATCATTTGACACCAAGTATGAAG atgtTATGTATTCTTTTCTATAGTATACTTTGCGTATGCTGTGTCTATGGAAATGTGCTCGTTATTCTGGttattgtttattttaaacGACTTCGAACGGCGACTAATATTTTGATATTGAACTTGGCAGTTG CTGATCTTCTCATATCAGTATTCTGCATTCCGTTCAGCTATTGGCAAGTATTGATTTATGATGATCAACGTTGGCTCTTCGGCTCAATGATGTGCTCTTTATTAGCATTCCTTCAAGCAATGGCTGTATTTTTATCAGCTTGGACACTTGTCGTTATCAGTTTTGATCGGTGGATGGCTATAATGTTCCTTTTAACTCCAAATATTCGAATTACAAGACGAAGAGCTCTTTATCTGGTAGCTGCCACGTGGATATTCAGTATCCTAATGGCGTTGCCGTTACTCTTCACAACGAGATTTTTCGAAGACCAAGACGGTTTACCGAATTGTGGAGAAAATTGGACGTATTTTGGAGATTCTGGAGAACAAGTGAGAAAAGTGTATTCTTCAATGGTCTTAATTCTACAATATGTTGTACCTCAAGCAGTTTTAATAATAACTTACACACATATTGGAATTAAAATGTGGAATAGTCGAGTACCAGGAATGCAGAATGGAGCAACAAAGAAAATGATCGTTGATCGACATGAAAGTGTCAAAAAG CTGGTCCCAATGGTGATTCTCATTTCGGCACTCTTCGCACTTTGTTGGCTTCCTTTACTTATACTGATCAACGTCATTCCAGAATTCTATCCAGATATCAACAGTTGGGGATATATTCTGTATTTGTG GTGGTTTGCTCATGGACTTGCCATGTCTCATTCAATGGTCAACCCAATTATCTATTTCATTCGAAATGCCCGTTTCCGTGAAGGATTCTGTTTCTTCTCTTCAAAACTTCTTCCATGTATATCATTTAAAGAACTTCGTCTTTTAACTGATAATACTAGCAGAAG acatcgCTTACGAGATATTCACGAAGTGGAGTCCTTGACAGGCAAACATGTCGTTCGGCACGTTTCTTCGAAGCCCGACCACTCGTCGTCGTCCGAAACAACTCTGCCAATTCTCTCGCGTAGCTTTTCCCGTATCATTAAGAAAATTGATCTACCATGTACTTGA
- the hyl-1 gene encoding TLC domain-containing protein (Confirmed by transcript evidence) produces the protein MSYFWHEPYWLPRNVTWPEVPAKFVDLLVPIYLAIPLVIIRILWESTIGVTYLYFRTNAYASRKNITLLGCMWEHMTGGFASVSRAKKILECFWRFSYYTFAFLYGLYVMKNSSWLYDVKQCWIGYPFHPVPDTIWWYYMIETGFYYSLLIGSTFDVRRSDFWQLMVHHVITIFLLSSSWTINFVRVGTLILLSHDVSDVFLEGGKLVRYDAHNKNMTNFMFVLFFSSWVATRLIYYPFIVIRSAVTEAAALIQPDYILWDYQLSPPYAPRLIVFALILLFFLHIFWTFIILRIAYRTSTGGQAKDVRSDSDSDYDEEEMARRERTRLLKKKKNKVSPSTDDDDDEGEEEKNDRKARHRRAPRKE, from the exons atGTCATATTTCTGGCATGAGCCTTACTGGCTTCCACGAAATGTCACATGGCCAGAGGTTCCAGCAAAATTCGTGGATCTTTTGGTCCCAATATATTTGGCAATTCCATTGGTTATTATcag AATCCTTTGGGAATCGACAATCGGCGTGACTTATCTCTACTTCAGAACAAATGCATATGCTTCTCGGAAAAATATCACACTTCTCGGATGT atgtggGAACACATGACGGGCGGATTTGCAAGTGTCTCCCGAGCCAAGAAGATTCTCGAATGTTTTTGGAGATTCAGTTACTATACATTCGCTTTTCTCTACGGACTTTATGTGATGAAGAATTCTTCATGGCTGTACGATGTGAAACAATGCTGGATTGGATATCCATTCCATCCTGTTCCAGACACAATTTG gtGGTACTACATGATTGAAACCGGTTTCTACTATTCACTTCTTATCGGCTCCACATTCGACGTCCGTAGATCTGACTTTTGGCAACTAATGGTTCATCACGTAATCACTATATTCCTTTTGTCATCCAGTTGGACCATTAATTTTGTTAG AGTCGGAACCTTGATTCTTCTCTCTCATGATGTTTCGGATGTATTCCTAGAGGGAGGAAAACTTGTTCGATATGATGCTCACAACAAGAATATGACCAATTTCATGTTTGTACTATTCTTCAGTTCATGGGTTGCCACTCGTCTCATCTATTATCCATTCATTGTTATTCGCTCAGCAGTTACAGAAGCTGCTGCCCTTATTCAGCCAGATTACATACTTTGGGATTATCAATTG AGCCCACCATATGCACCTCGCCTCATCGTTTTCGCTCTCATTCTCCTTTTCTTCCTTCACATTTTCTGGACTTTCATTATTCTTCGTATTGCCTATCGTACTTCAACCGGAGGGCAGGCTAAGGACGTCAGATCAGATTCTGATTCGGATTATGATGAGGAAGAAATGGCGAGACGTGAAAGAACACGACTTcttaagaagaaaaagaataag GTATCTCCGAGCACCGACGACGATGATGAcgaaggagaagaagagaaaaatgacagaaaagcTCGCCATCGCAGAGCTCCTCGCAAGGAGTAG
- the hyl-1 gene encoding TLC domain-containing protein (Confirmed by transcript evidence), whose protein sequence is MEVYRWAMSYFWHEPYWLPRNVTWPEVPAKFVDLLVPIYLAIPLVIIRILWESTIGVTYLYFRTNAYASRKNITLLGCMWEHMTGGFASVSRAKKILECFWRFSYYTFAFLYGLYVMKNSSWLYDVKQCWIGYPFHPVPDTIWWYYMIETGFYYSLLIGSTFDVRRSDFWQLMVHHVITIFLLSSSWTINFVRVGTLILLSHDVSDVFLEGGKLVRYDAHNKNMTNFMFVLFFSSWVATRLIYYPFIVIRSAVTEAAALIQPDYILWDYQLSPPYAPRLIVFALILLFFLHIFWTFIILRIAYRTSTGGQAKDVRSDSDSDYDEEEMARRERTRLLKKKKNKVSPSTDDDDDEGEEEKNDRKARHRRAPRKE, encoded by the exons ATGGAAGTATATAGGTGGgct atGTCATATTTCTGGCATGAGCCTTACTGGCTTCCACGAAATGTCACATGGCCAGAGGTTCCAGCAAAATTCGTGGATCTTTTGGTCCCAATATATTTGGCAATTCCATTGGTTATTATcag AATCCTTTGGGAATCGACAATCGGCGTGACTTATCTCTACTTCAGAACAAATGCATATGCTTCTCGGAAAAATATCACACTTCTCGGATGT atgtggGAACACATGACGGGCGGATTTGCAAGTGTCTCCCGAGCCAAGAAGATTCTCGAATGTTTTTGGAGATTCAGTTACTATACATTCGCTTTTCTCTACGGACTTTATGTGATGAAGAATTCTTCATGGCTGTACGATGTGAAACAATGCTGGATTGGATATCCATTCCATCCTGTTCCAGACACAATTTG gtGGTACTACATGATTGAAACCGGTTTCTACTATTCACTTCTTATCGGCTCCACATTCGACGTCCGTAGATCTGACTTTTGGCAACTAATGGTTCATCACGTAATCACTATATTCCTTTTGTCATCCAGTTGGACCATTAATTTTGTTAG AGTCGGAACCTTGATTCTTCTCTCTCATGATGTTTCGGATGTATTCCTAGAGGGAGGAAAACTTGTTCGATATGATGCTCACAACAAGAATATGACCAATTTCATGTTTGTACTATTCTTCAGTTCATGGGTTGCCACTCGTCTCATCTATTATCCATTCATTGTTATTCGCTCAGCAGTTACAGAAGCTGCTGCCCTTATTCAGCCAGATTACATACTTTGGGATTATCAATTG AGCCCACCATATGCACCTCGCCTCATCGTTTTCGCTCTCATTCTCCTTTTCTTCCTTCACATTTTCTGGACTTTCATTATTCTTCGTATTGCCTATCGTACTTCAACCGGAGGGCAGGCTAAGGACGTCAGATCAGATTCTGATTCGGATTATGATGAGGAAGAAATGGCGAGACGTGAAAGAACACGACTTcttaagaagaaaaagaataag GTATCTCCGAGCACCGACGACGATGATGAcgaaggagaagaagagaaaaatgacagaaaagcTCGCCATCGCAGAGCTCCTCGCAAGGAGTAG
- the mpst-6 gene encoding thiosulfate sulfurtransferase (Confirmed by transcript evidence) — translation MAVDMIVEPKWVVQNFGNIRILDASWTFKPKADIAEYKAKYYNKFGVGMNELKNPEYLAEHINGAAHFNFDIAYYPSENERFTLYTPEEFSSYVKRLGVFNGDHLVIYGRGKDGGMAAASRAYWTFRYYGYTTVSVLNGGIEAFKLAQGVVQSGESMISSGNYEAKSVDNNILAKMADIPFDNLASIKYLDARSKEEFIGKVPIGYPDSKAEGVRCKDAIHFPIGEVCAAKGFKKKTDCDQAFAAKGIKVGDTVVIGCGIGLSASAIWLAAARSGIVAKLYNGGVHELAYKAPQHLNTKG, via the exons ATGGCTGTGGATATGATTGTCGAGCCGAAGTGGGTAGTCCAAAACTTTGGAAACATCCGCATCCTTGACGCCTCGTGGACCTTCAAGCCGAAAGCCGATATTGCCGAATACAAGGCCAAGTACTACAACAAGTTTGGTGTTGGAATGAATGAGTTGAAGAACCCTGAGTACCTTGCCGAGCACATCAATGGAGCTGCTCACTTCAACTTTGACATTGCATACTATCCATCGGAGAATGAGCGGTTCACTTTGTACACTCCAGAGGAATTCTCGTCGTATGTTAAGAGATTGGGTGTATTCAACGGAGATCATTTGGTCATCTATGGACGTGGAAAAGATGGTGGTATGGCTGCTGCTTCTCGTGCTTACTGGACATTCAGA TACTATGGTTATACTACCGTATCTGTCTTGAACGGTGGTATTGAAGCATTCAAACTTGCCCAAGGTGTCGTTCAATCCGGTGAGAGCATGATCTCATCTGGAAACTATGAAGCTAAATCGGTCGACAACAACATTCTTGCCAAGATGGCTGATATTCCATTCGATAACTTGGCTAGTATCAAGTACTTGGATGCTCGTTCGAAGGAAGAGTTTATCGGAAAAGTTCCAATTGGATATCCAGACTCGAAAGCCGAAGGTGTTCGTTGCAAGGATGCGATTCACTTCCCAATCGGAGAAGTTTGTGCTGCCAAGGGATTCAAGAAGAAGACTGATTGTGATCAAG CCTTCGCCGCCAAGGGAATCAAAGTCGGAGACACCGTTGTCATTGGTTGCGGAATCGGACTCTCAGCTTCAGCTATTTGGCTCGCGGCTGCTCGTTCCGGAATCGTTGCCAAGCTGTACAATGGAGGAGTCCACGAGTTGGCTTACAAGGCGCCACAACATCTCAACACAAAGGGATAA
- the hyl-1 gene encoding Ceramide synthase hyl-1 (Confirmed by transcript evidence) yields the protein MWRMSYFWHEPYWLPRNVTWPEVPAKFVDLLVPIYLAIPLVIIRILWESTIGVTYLYFRTNAYASRKNITLLGCMWEHMTGGFASVSRAKKILECFWRFSYYTFAFLYGLYVMKNSSWLYDVKQCWIGYPFHPVPDTIWWYYMIETGFYYSLLIGSTFDVRRSDFWQLMVHHVITIFLLSSSWTINFVRVGTLILLSHDVSDVFLEGGKLVRYDAHNKNMTNFMFVLFFSSWVATRLIYYPFIVIRSAVTEAAALIQPDYILWDYQLSPPYAPRLIVFALILLFFLHIFWTFIILRIAYRTSTGGQAKDVRSDSDSDYDEEEMARRERTRLLKKKKNKVSPSTDDDDDEGEEEKNDRKARHRRAPRKE from the exons ATGTGGCGG atGTCATATTTCTGGCATGAGCCTTACTGGCTTCCACGAAATGTCACATGGCCAGAGGTTCCAGCAAAATTCGTGGATCTTTTGGTCCCAATATATTTGGCAATTCCATTGGTTATTATcag AATCCTTTGGGAATCGACAATCGGCGTGACTTATCTCTACTTCAGAACAAATGCATATGCTTCTCGGAAAAATATCACACTTCTCGGATGT atgtggGAACACATGACGGGCGGATTTGCAAGTGTCTCCCGAGCCAAGAAGATTCTCGAATGTTTTTGGAGATTCAGTTACTATACATTCGCTTTTCTCTACGGACTTTATGTGATGAAGAATTCTTCATGGCTGTACGATGTGAAACAATGCTGGATTGGATATCCATTCCATCCTGTTCCAGACACAATTTG gtGGTACTACATGATTGAAACCGGTTTCTACTATTCACTTCTTATCGGCTCCACATTCGACGTCCGTAGATCTGACTTTTGGCAACTAATGGTTCATCACGTAATCACTATATTCCTTTTGTCATCCAGTTGGACCATTAATTTTGTTAG AGTCGGAACCTTGATTCTTCTCTCTCATGATGTTTCGGATGTATTCCTAGAGGGAGGAAAACTTGTTCGATATGATGCTCACAACAAGAATATGACCAATTTCATGTTTGTACTATTCTTCAGTTCATGGGTTGCCACTCGTCTCATCTATTATCCATTCATTGTTATTCGCTCAGCAGTTACAGAAGCTGCTGCCCTTATTCAGCCAGATTACATACTTTGGGATTATCAATTG AGCCCACCATATGCACCTCGCCTCATCGTTTTCGCTCTCATTCTCCTTTTCTTCCTTCACATTTTCTGGACTTTCATTATTCTTCGTATTGCCTATCGTACTTCAACCGGAGGGCAGGCTAAGGACGTCAGATCAGATTCTGATTCGGATTATGATGAGGAAGAAATGGCGAGACGTGAAAGAACACGACTTcttaagaagaaaaagaataag GTATCTCCGAGCACCGACGACGATGATGAcgaaggagaagaagagaaaaatgacagaaaagcTCGCCATCGCAGAGCTCCTCGCAAGGAGTAG
- the npr-22 gene encoding Neuropeptide receptor 22 (Partially confirmed by transcript evidence): MDEGGGIGSSLLSRITTTASEIMMRNEPTTTENPAVQEMNHIYHLTPSMKMLCILFYSILCVCCVYGNVLVILVIVYFKRLRTATNILILNLAVADLLISVFCIPFSYWQVLIYDDQRWLFGSMMCSLLAFLQAMAVFLSAWTLVVISFDRWMAIMFLLTPNIRITRRRALYLVAATWIFSILMALPLLFTTRFFEDQDGLPNCGENWTYFGDSGEQVRKVYSSMVLILQYVVPQAVLIITYTHIGIKMWNSRVPGMQNGATKKMIVDRHESVKKLVPMVILISALFALCWLPLLILINVIPEFYPDINSWGYILYLWWFAHGLAMSHSMVNPIIYFIRNARFREGFCFFSSKLLPCISFKELRLLTDNTSRSFRNRSRFSGVINPTSSDEKPATSLTRYSRSGVLDRQTCRSARFFEARPLVVVRNNSANSLA, encoded by the exons ATGGACGAAGGAGGGGGTATTGGAAGCAGTTTGCTCTCCAGAATCACGACGACAGCCTCTGAAATTATGATGCGAAACGAACCGACGACAACTGAAAATCCAGCTGTTCAAGAAATGAATCATATTTATCATTTGACACCAAGTATGAAG atgtTATGTATTCTTTTCTATAGTATACTTTGCGTATGCTGTGTCTATGGAAATGTGCTCGTTATTCTGGttattgtttattttaaacGACTTCGAACGGCGACTAATATTTTGATATTGAACTTGGCAGTTG CTGATCTTCTCATATCAGTATTCTGCATTCCGTTCAGCTATTGGCAAGTATTGATTTATGATGATCAACGTTGGCTCTTCGGCTCAATGATGTGCTCTTTATTAGCATTCCTTCAAGCAATGGCTGTATTTTTATCAGCTTGGACACTTGTCGTTATCAGTTTTGATCGGTGGATGGCTATAATGTTCCTTTTAACTCCAAATATTCGAATTACAAGACGAAGAGCTCTTTATCTGGTAGCTGCCACGTGGATATTCAGTATCCTAATGGCGTTGCCGTTACTCTTCACAACGAGATTTTTCGAAGACCAAGACGGTTTACCGAATTGTGGAGAAAATTGGACGTATTTTGGAGATTCTGGAGAACAAGTGAGAAAAGTGTATTCTTCAATGGTCTTAATTCTACAATATGTTGTACCTCAAGCAGTTTTAATAATAACTTACACACATATTGGAATTAAAATGTGGAATAGTCGAGTACCAGGAATGCAGAATGGAGCAACAAAGAAAATGATCGTTGATCGACATGAAAGTGTCAAAAAG CTGGTCCCAATGGTGATTCTCATTTCGGCACTCTTCGCACTTTGTTGGCTTCCTTTACTTATACTGATCAACGTCATTCCAGAATTCTATCCAGATATCAACAGTTGGGGATATATTCTGTATTTGTG GTGGTTTGCTCATGGACTTGCCATGTCTCATTCAATGGTCAACCCAATTATCTATTTCATTCGAAATGCCCGTTTCCGTGAAGGATTCTGTTTCTTCTCTTCAAAACTTCTTCCATGTATATCATTTAAAGAACTTCGTCTTTTAACTGATAATACTAGCAGAAG TTTTCGAAACCGTTCACGGTTTTCTGGTGTCATAAATCCGACTTCAAGCGATGAAAAACCTGCT acatcgCTTACGAGATATTCACGAAGTGGAGTCCTTGACAGGCAAACATGTCGTTCGGCACGTTTCTTCGAAGCCCGACCACTCGTCGTCGTCCGAAACAACTCTGCCAATTCTCTCGCGTAG